A stretch of Kyrpidia spormannii DNA encodes these proteins:
- a CDS encoding bifunctional acetate--CoA ligase family protein/GNAT family N-acetyltransferase produces MAKDDGMRAGSRAEYVEPLIPQDAPGAGRVILRDGRTALLRSVDGMDDRLRAFVRRETGDVRLQRLFGVEDGADGSGARTLLGVFQGDRDEHGLIAVGGWFQSAPSKPSAEVGFLVRKDKRGLGLGTILLEQLALMALRRGLDFFTATVDPNNREMLQVFQDSGFEIKMEEKGAPLRLGFAIRPNRRSVEGAERRERIATVASLRPFFQPKSVAVIGASRNPDAIGRRIFEYLLMNRFEGPVYPVNPSARVVGSVPAYPSVSALPEKVDLAVIAVPRDAVIPTVEECGRAGVRAVVVITAGFAETGAEGRAMQAQLIETARGYGMRVVGPNCLGLLNADPKIRLNASFSPIFPPYGPVSMSSQSGALGIAILQYAAEMGLGMSNFVSVGNKADVSGNDLLEYWEEDPNTGLILLYLESFGNPRRFSRIARRVGRKKPVLVVKSGRTEVGHRAAGSHTAALAANETMVDALFEQAGVIRADTLEEMFDIAALLAYQPLPAGKRIAVVTNAGGPGILAADVLAGMGLSLPETSPELQKRLGEVLPATASRRNPIDMIASATADQYRRVLEEILASPEYDAVIVIFLPVGLTPTEEVAQNITDALGTMRDRGISKPVATVLMGQGVPAALRVGDMLIPNYRFPEGAARALARAYRYAVWRATPEGIIPDFDDLDVDRARALIKEQLAAGASWLDPGTMAELFTCFGLPWAGGRVAATPEEAAGLAREIGFPVVVKMVSRTLLHKSEWGGVVLGLTDGEAVRAACQGIRERLAQAGRENELDGFLVQPMIQGGVELMVGVTTDPQFGPLIAFGLGGIYVEVLRDVVFRVTPLTDRGAREMVRGIRGYRLLEGYRGHAAADIPAVEDLLLRLSRMVEELPEVVELDLNPVMALEPGRGCRIVDARVRVARASR; encoded by the coding sequence ATGGCGAAGGACGATGGCATGCGGGCGGGGTCAAGGGCTGAATATGTGGAACCGCTTATACCCCAGGATGCTCCGGGGGCAGGCCGGGTGATCCTCCGGGATGGCCGGACGGCCCTACTCCGGTCGGTGGACGGGATGGATGACAGATTACGGGCGTTTGTGCGCCGGGAGACGGGCGATGTCCGATTGCAGCGGCTGTTCGGCGTCGAAGATGGGGCCGACGGGTCCGGGGCACGGACCCTTCTCGGGGTCTTTCAGGGGGACAGGGATGAGCACGGTCTCATCGCTGTGGGAGGGTGGTTTCAGTCCGCCCCCTCGAAGCCGTCGGCAGAGGTGGGGTTTTTGGTCCGGAAAGACAAGCGGGGGCTGGGTCTTGGCACGATCTTGCTGGAACAGCTGGCGCTGATGGCGCTTCGGCGGGGCCTGGACTTTTTCACTGCGACGGTGGACCCGAACAATCGCGAGATGCTGCAGGTGTTTCAAGACAGCGGGTTTGAAATCAAGATGGAGGAAAAAGGTGCTCCACTGCGCCTGGGTTTTGCCATTCGCCCGAACCGCCGCAGTGTGGAAGGGGCAGAGAGGCGGGAGCGAATCGCCACCGTCGCATCCCTTCGGCCCTTTTTTCAACCCAAGAGCGTCGCGGTGATCGGTGCTTCGAGGAATCCGGACGCCATCGGGAGGCGGATCTTTGAGTATCTGTTGATGAATCGTTTTGAAGGCCCGGTTTATCCCGTCAATCCCTCCGCCAGGGTCGTCGGCTCAGTGCCGGCCTACCCATCGGTGTCGGCACTTCCGGAGAAGGTGGATCTGGCGGTGATTGCGGTCCCCCGAGATGCGGTGATCCCCACTGTTGAAGAGTGCGGGCGGGCAGGGGTTCGGGCGGTGGTGGTCATCACAGCGGGATTCGCCGAAACGGGAGCCGAGGGTCGGGCCATGCAGGCTCAGTTGATCGAAACGGCCCGGGGTTATGGGATGCGGGTCGTGGGGCCTAATTGCCTCGGGCTCTTGAACGCAGATCCGAAGATTCGCTTGAACGCCAGTTTCTCGCCGATTTTCCCACCCTATGGTCCGGTGTCCATGTCTTCTCAAAGCGGAGCTTTGGGGATCGCCATTTTGCAATATGCGGCGGAGATGGGACTCGGCATGTCGAATTTTGTCAGTGTGGGGAACAAAGCGGACGTTTCAGGGAATGATCTTCTGGAGTATTGGGAAGAGGATCCGAACACCGGGTTGATCCTTCTGTACCTGGAGTCCTTTGGCAACCCCCGCCGGTTCTCCCGGATCGCCCGGCGGGTGGGACGGAAAAAGCCAGTGCTCGTGGTGAAAAGCGGGCGGACGGAAGTGGGGCACCGGGCGGCGGGGTCGCACACGGCGGCTTTGGCGGCGAACGAGACGATGGTGGACGCCCTATTCGAACAAGCCGGGGTGATCCGAGCGGACACTTTGGAAGAGATGTTCGACATCGCGGCATTGCTAGCGTACCAGCCGCTGCCTGCCGGGAAACGGATCGCGGTGGTCACGAACGCCGGAGGGCCGGGAATTTTGGCGGCCGACGTTCTGGCGGGCATGGGGTTAAGCCTACCCGAAACCTCTCCGGAGTTGCAGAAGAGGTTGGGCGAGGTGCTGCCAGCCACGGCGAGCCGCAGGAATCCCATCGACATGATTGCCTCGGCCACGGCGGACCAGTATCGACGAGTCCTCGAAGAAATCCTGGCCAGTCCCGAATACGATGCGGTCATTGTGATTTTCCTTCCTGTGGGACTGACCCCAACGGAAGAGGTCGCCCAGAACATCACCGATGCCCTGGGAACGATGCGTGACCGAGGGATTTCAAAACCTGTGGCCACGGTGCTCATGGGGCAGGGAGTGCCCGCGGCCCTCCGGGTCGGGGACATGTTGATCCCGAATTATCGCTTCCCCGAGGGTGCCGCCCGGGCTCTGGCCCGGGCCTACCGATACGCGGTGTGGCGCGCTACCCCGGAGGGAATCATTCCTGATTTTGATGATCTCGATGTTGACCGGGCCCGGGCGTTGATCAAAGAACAACTGGCTGCTGGTGCCAGTTGGCTGGACCCCGGGACGATGGCCGAACTTTTCACCTGTTTCGGCCTGCCCTGGGCCGGGGGCCGGGTGGCGGCAACGCCGGAAGAGGCGGCGGGGCTGGCTCGGGAGATCGGCTTTCCAGTCGTGGTGAAAATGGTCTCTCGCACGCTCCTCCATAAATCGGAATGGGGCGGGGTGGTGCTTGGACTGACGGACGGGGAGGCCGTCCGTGCCGCCTGCCAGGGTATCCGTGAGCGGCTTGCCCAGGCCGGAAGGGAGAATGAGTTGGACGGGTTCCTGGTGCAGCCGATGATTCAGGGTGGGGTGGAACTGATGGTGGGGGTGACCACCGATCCCCAGTTCGGCCCGCTGATCGCTTTCGGTCTCGGAGGGATTTACGTCGAAGTGCTTCGGGATGTGGTGTTTCGGGTCACGCCCCTGACAGATCGCGGGGCCAGGGAGATGGTCCGGGGCATCCGGGGCTATCGGCTGCTTGAAGGTTACCGGGGTCATGCCGCAGCCGATATTCCGGCGGTGGAGGACCTGCTCCTCCGCCTGTCCCGCATGGTGGAGGAGCTGCCCGAAGTGGTGGAGCTCGACCTCAACCCGGTGATGGCCCTGGAGCCCGGCCGGGGGTGCCGAATTGTGGACGCCCGGGTGCGGGTCGCCCGGGCCAGTCGGTAA
- a CDS encoding DUF421 domain-containing protein, producing MQMLLSHLWAAVGDGWTILFTAIRVTVVYVVLLGVLRWMGRRLLGQMTPFDLVTLLLLSNAVQNAMIGPDNSLVGGLLGALILLVWNRVISRRTKLRRFFEGAPVVLITRGRVVEEHLRREGIDLEELLAALREHGVDRIDAVDAAVLEMDGTISVIPQSSPTIHRLRKVRSSRNR from the coding sequence ATGCAAATGCTGTTAAGCCACCTATGGGCGGCGGTGGGTGATGGGTGGACGATCCTTTTTACGGCCATCCGGGTCACCGTGGTGTATGTTGTGCTCCTGGGTGTCCTCCGCTGGATGGGGCGACGTCTTCTCGGGCAGATGACCCCCTTTGATCTGGTGACTCTCCTTCTGCTGTCCAACGCTGTACAAAATGCGATGATCGGCCCGGATAATTCGCTGGTCGGCGGCCTCCTCGGGGCATTGATTCTGTTGGTCTGGAACCGGGTGATCAGCCGCCGGACGAAGCTTCGGCGGTTTTTTGAAGGGGCCCCCGTTGTGTTGATCACCCGGGGCCGGGTGGTAGAGGAACATCTTCGCCGGGAAGGGATCGATCTGGAGGAGCTTCTTGCGGCCTTGAGGGAGCACGGGGTGGACCGGATCGACGCTGTGGATGCGGCTGTTTTGGAGATGGACGGCACCATCTCGGTTATCCCGCAAAGTTCGCCGACGATCCACCGGTTGCGCAAGGTGCGTTCCAGTCGCAATCGGTAG
- a CDS encoding acylphosphatase has product MIHQHLVVHGKVQGVGFRAYTARQAANLNIRRWVRNHPEGTVEINAAGSAEAMEAFVRAVKKGPPGSRVDLVEIRSLDVPLTDQTFTIRR; this is encoded by the coding sequence ATGATTCACCAACACCTCGTGGTCCATGGCAAAGTCCAGGGCGTGGGGTTTCGCGCCTACACCGCGAGACAGGCCGCCAACCTCAACATCCGCAGATGGGTGCGAAATCATCCCGAGGGCACCGTGGAAATCAACGCCGCGGGTTCTGCGGAGGCTATGGAAGCCTTTGTCCGCGCCGTCAAAAAAGGCCCACCCGGATCCCGGGTGGACCTCGTGGAAATCAGGTCCCTGGATGTGCCCTTGACCGATCAAACGTTCACCATTCGGCGATGA
- a CDS encoding alpha-amylase family glycosyl hydrolase: MARPWSTNGCAGFKKGTSWIKVNPNYTSINVKTALSDPNSITH; this comes from the coding sequence ATCGCTCGGCCTTGGTCGACGAACGGCTGCGCCGGTTTTAAAAAGGGAACCTCGTGGATCAAGGTCAACCCCAATTACACGTCGATCAACGTCAAAACTGCCTTGTCCGATCCGAATTCGATCACCCATTAG
- a CDS encoding LacI family DNA-binding transcriptional regulator yields the protein MAERAGVSTATVSRGLNRSALVDERLRRF from the coding sequence GTGGCGGAACGGGCAGGGGTTTCCACCGCCACGGTATCCAGGGGCCTCAATCGCTCGGCCTTGGTCGACGAACGGCTGCGCCGGTTTTAA
- a CDS encoding NADPH-dependent assimilatory sulfite reductase hemoprotein subunit, protein MSDSHSPTKNETIKARSDYLRGTIASELAENTASFSDENREILKFHGIYQQDDRDLRPQLKKQGQEPHHQMMIRARIPGGIVTPEAYLVFDELSDRYGQGSLRITTRQTFQWHGVLKGNLKKTIRSINEQLVTTLGGCGDQVRNIILCPAPLNTPFRRELENVLKSLADALSAKTPAYHEIWLDGQRVDVGADEAGAEIYGTSQPVSAGAEVADPVEPLYGQTYLPRKFKVALAIEGDNCVDVYTNDLGLVAHGTKEHLEGFTVLVGGGMGRTASRPDTYPRLATPLGFVTPDQIIPLARAVVSVQRDYGNRSDRKQARLKYLLDNRGLEWFRHEVEQRLGWELLPARPLHWKNTNDHLGWHDQGDGRGWLGIFIPSGRIRDTGSFRMKTALREIVSRYRPGIRLTPEQNLLLTGLDPGVRTEISKVLHQFGVPLAEELPPVQRLAMSCVALPTCGLAVAESERALPGLLEKLQQTLAEVGLADEPLSVRMTGCPNGCARPYVGDIGLVGRSPGRYDIWVGGDSVGTRLASLYETLVPYEKLVNVLRPLLVAFQRHRRPGERFGDFCTRVGLQHLREIAKTSETSPAQKGL, encoded by the coding sequence ATGAGCGACTCCCATTCCCCCACCAAGAATGAAACGATAAAAGCCCGCAGCGATTATCTTCGGGGCACCATCGCTTCAGAGTTGGCCGAAAACACTGCCTCCTTCTCGGATGAGAACCGAGAGATTCTAAAATTCCACGGTATTTATCAACAAGACGACCGCGATCTGCGCCCGCAATTGAAAAAGCAAGGCCAAGAACCACACCACCAGATGATGATCCGGGCCCGGATCCCGGGGGGCATCGTCACCCCGGAGGCCTATCTGGTGTTCGACGAACTCAGTGACCGTTATGGACAAGGAAGCCTGCGAATCACCACCCGCCAAACGTTCCAATGGCACGGAGTTCTGAAGGGCAATCTCAAAAAAACCATTCGGTCGATCAACGAACAGTTGGTCACGACTCTGGGAGGATGTGGCGATCAGGTTCGGAACATCATTCTGTGCCCGGCGCCCCTTAACACCCCTTTTCGCCGGGAGTTGGAAAATGTCCTCAAAAGTTTGGCGGACGCCCTGTCGGCGAAGACGCCCGCCTACCACGAAATCTGGCTGGACGGCCAGCGGGTGGACGTCGGTGCCGACGAGGCAGGTGCGGAAATATACGGTACCTCCCAGCCTGTGAGCGCGGGTGCTGAGGTGGCCGATCCCGTTGAGCCTCTCTACGGTCAAACGTATCTTCCGCGCAAGTTCAAAGTGGCTTTGGCCATTGAAGGGGACAATTGTGTGGATGTGTACACCAACGACCTCGGCTTGGTCGCCCACGGCACCAAAGAGCACCTGGAGGGTTTCACCGTGTTGGTGGGTGGCGGAATGGGTCGAACCGCTTCCCGGCCCGATACTTACCCGCGGTTAGCCACCCCTCTGGGGTTTGTAACCCCCGACCAAATCATCCCCCTGGCCCGGGCGGTGGTCTCGGTCCAGCGAGATTATGGAAACCGCTCTGATCGCAAACAGGCTCGCCTAAAATACCTCCTGGACAACCGGGGGTTAGAATGGTTTCGGCACGAGGTCGAGCAACGCTTGGGATGGGAGTTGCTCCCAGCACGTCCCCTGCACTGGAAAAATACAAATGATCACCTGGGCTGGCACGATCAGGGGGATGGAAGAGGATGGTTGGGGATTTTCATCCCCAGCGGCCGCATTCGAGATACGGGATCGTTTCGGATGAAGACGGCACTGAGGGAAATCGTCAGTCGTTACCGACCGGGGATTCGCCTTACTCCCGAGCAAAACCTTCTTCTCACTGGCCTTGATCCCGGAGTGAGAACAGAAATTTCGAAGGTGCTTCACCAATTCGGTGTTCCTTTGGCGGAAGAGTTGCCTCCGGTCCAGCGCCTCGCCATGTCCTGTGTCGCCCTACCCACCTGCGGACTGGCGGTGGCGGAATCAGAACGAGCGCTTCCAGGGCTTCTCGAAAAGTTGCAACAAACCCTGGCCGAAGTCGGCCTGGCTGACGAACCCCTCAGCGTCCGCATGACCGGCTGCCCGAACGGCTGTGCTAGGCCCTACGTGGGGGACATTGGACTGGTAGGTCGGAGCCCCGGGCGATACGACATCTGGGTGGGCGGAGATTCGGTAGGAACCCGGCTTGCCTCTCTCTACGAGACCTTAGTTCCTTACGAGAAACTGGTGAATGTCTTGCGGCCGCTGCTCGTGGCGTTTCAACGCCATCGCCGTCCCGGGGAACGTTTCGGAGACTTCTGCACCCGGGTGGGGCTCCAACACCTTCGGGAAATCGCGAAGACCAGCGAAACATCGCCAGCCCAAAAGGGTCTATGA